One region of Metallosphaera sedula DSM 5348 genomic DNA includes:
- a CDS encoding alcohol dehydrogenase catalytic domain-containing protein, translating into MRALVLRKGKLSMEEMETKGEFKVRSVGVCGTDVAMVKGSYPPRKDPLVLGHEFAVERDGALYTSEINLVDWTCKYCRRGMYTHCENRKALGIDVDGAMREYMDLPGYLLHEDRVGLRPEELSLTEPAAAVLRMVELIHPSPSDRVLVLGDGPVGIISAAVLEHYGFDVELNGHNPERMRVAENLGIPTTRSSTKYDVVVEATGSKALGEAMRYVRHMGKIALKSTHGLEVSLDVTHAVVNEVQLIGSRCGPFYLWDKAMHLIKELDLRRIVTTYPFSEYERAFQDVLNRKVVKAVLMI; encoded by the coding sequence ATGAGGGCCTTAGTTTTAAGGAAAGGGAAATTATCCATGGAGGAGATGGAAACAAAGGGAGAATTCAAGGTAAGATCTGTGGGAGTGTGCGGTACGGACGTTGCAATGGTTAAGGGAAGCTATCCTCCTAGGAAAGATCCACTAGTGCTGGGCCATGAATTTGCGGTGGAGAGGGATGGGGCTCTCTACACCTCGGAGATCAACTTAGTTGATTGGACTTGTAAATACTGCAGAAGGGGGATGTATACCCATTGCGAGAATAGGAAGGCCTTGGGAATTGATGTGGATGGGGCCATGAGGGAATACATGGATCTGCCTGGATATCTACTCCACGAGGACAGGGTGGGTCTTAGACCTGAGGAACTTTCCTTGACGGAACCTGCTGCTGCCGTTCTGAGAATGGTGGAACTTATTCATCCTTCACCTTCCGACAGGGTTCTTGTCCTGGGGGACGGTCCCGTGGGCATAATATCTGCAGCGGTCCTTGAGCACTACGGTTTCGACGTGGAATTGAACGGACATAACCCGGAGAGGATGAGAGTTGCTGAGAATCTCGGGATTCCTACGACTAGATCTTCAACCAAGTACGATGTGGTTGTTGAGGCCACGGGTAGCAAGGCCCTTGGGGAAGCAATGAGATATGTGAGACACATGGGAAAGATAGCCCTTAAGTCAACCCACGGTCTAGAAGTTTCCTTGGACGTAACCCACGCCGTAGTCAATGAGGTACAGTTAATAGGGAGCAGATGTGGTCCTTTCTATCTCTGGGATAAGGCAATGCACCTTATCAAGGAGCTCGATTTAAGGAGAATAGTTACCACATATCCATTCTCGGAATACGAAAGGGCCTTTCAAGACGTTCTAAACCGTAAAGTGGTTAAGGCGGTTCTCATGATCTAG
- a CDS encoding acetamidase/formamidase family protein, giving the protein MYTIHSSKIHNKWDNSLSPVLTIKSGDVITVESREASDGQVTPSSSPSDLLKLDFSRIHPLTGPVEIEGAEPGDALEIEFLDFATKGWGWTGVLPGFGFLANEPYTTPIDLAGPALKIWKVEREAIAKFGDIEVRVPSRPFPGVIGTALPTPGKFSTIPPRENGGNMDIKHLTKGTKLYLPVFVSGGLLSLGDTHVAQGDGEVCGTAIEAPMDVTIKVTLHKNAGITQPLFETPAVKEGDFKEYLAYPGIDPNLWEAAKKAIKGIIGILSSHMTPVEAYMLASAVVDLKVSQVVDVPNWIVTAYLPKDIFPEEIRPKLRLIR; this is encoded by the coding sequence ATGTACACAATTCATTCAAGTAAAATTCACAATAAGTGGGACAACTCCTTGTCTCCTGTCCTAACCATCAAGTCTGGAGACGTGATAACGGTCGAGTCCAGAGAGGCATCAGATGGTCAGGTGACTCCTTCATCTTCCCCTTCCGACCTACTGAAGCTAGATTTCTCAAGGATTCACCCGCTTACAGGACCTGTTGAGATTGAGGGAGCAGAACCGGGGGACGCACTTGAGATAGAGTTCCTGGATTTTGCGACGAAGGGATGGGGATGGACAGGGGTTCTGCCAGGCTTCGGATTCCTGGCCAATGAACCCTACACCACCCCGATTGACCTAGCAGGTCCAGCCCTGAAAATATGGAAGGTGGAAAGGGAGGCAATTGCTAAGTTCGGTGACATAGAGGTAAGGGTTCCATCAAGACCCTTCCCCGGGGTTATAGGTACTGCCCTTCCTACACCTGGTAAATTCAGCACAATACCTCCAAGGGAGAACGGTGGAAACATGGACATTAAACACCTGACCAAGGGTACGAAGCTTTATCTCCCCGTGTTTGTGAGTGGGGGTCTCCTATCCCTTGGGGACACACACGTGGCACAAGGAGACGGAGAGGTATGCGGGACTGCAATAGAGGCTCCTATGGACGTGACAATTAAGGTCACCTTGCACAAGAACGCTGGGATTACTCAACCCCTCTTTGAGACCCCTGCAGTCAAGGAAGGCGACTTCAAGGAATACCTGGCATACCCTGGAATAGATCCCAACTTATGGGAAGCGGCTAAGAAGGCAATTAAGGGGATCATTGGCATTCTCTCCTCTCACATGACCCCTGTAGAGGCTTACATGCTCGCTAGCGCCGTTGTAGACCTTAAGGTAAGCCAAGTGGTCGACGTTCCGAACTGGATAGTGACGGCATACCTGCCTAAGGACATATTCCCTGAGGAGATAAGGCCTAAATTGAGGTTAATCAGATAG
- a CDS encoding ribbon-helix-helix domain-containing protein: MKVISFKLERNKAEEARKILRGQKTTLSSQIRKYVERVIDQNLPVSAELEGDRLVIITVKVPDELYQKISRFVEEKRVKRSALLRTAVYMFVEENKRAKNDLTPLNTT; this comes from the coding sequence ATGAAAGTAATATCCTTCAAACTAGAAAGAAACAAAGCCGAGGAGGCTCGGAAAATTCTTAGGGGGCAGAAGACCACGCTGTCCTCCCAGATAAGAAAATATGTGGAGAGAGTAATTGATCAAAACCTTCCAGTTTCCGCTGAACTTGAGGGAGACAGGCTTGTGATCATTACAGTTAAGGTCCCAGATGAACTGTATCAAAAAATATCGAGATTCGTTGAGGAGAAGCGTGTAAAGAGAAGTGCCCTACTGAGAACTGCAGTCTATATGTTTGTTGAAGAGAATAAGAGGGCCAAAAATGATCTTACCCCCCTCAATACCACATGA
- a CDS encoding MFS transporter — MKRTLLALAMGGYTDGFDLLIIAGVLGEVLKVFKPTRLETGLLVSTSFLGSIVGAIILGLVCDIMGRRKSYLISLILFIIGALISATAQDYGSLVLGRLLVGLGIGGEIPSSTTLLTEISKKWVGLIFASWAIGALSATIIPFFVYPWRIALLLGAVPPLIAVALHRWIRESEVWLNSSRINNASKFTVNKASSIATLVTGLSQLVLTMVLASFAVYVPGYSMGTQLINWTLFAIGSVLTISALRRKHILFLSYLLIGVFLVTYSVTGLFSAIALVWFFSCLAFGFSFLYVGELRSATDRGTFNGFLFFMGRLGGAIGTFSYPLLRYELKEVLLMISLSLMVLSLIIPFLEETRIEKVE, encoded by the coding sequence ATGAAAAGGACACTCCTGGCACTGGCAATGGGTGGTTACACAGACGGATTTGATCTCCTGATTATTGCAGGAGTACTGGGAGAAGTACTTAAGGTCTTTAAACCTACACGGCTCGAGACTGGACTCTTAGTTTCAACTTCTTTTCTAGGATCAATTGTAGGGGCAATTATCCTTGGGTTAGTGTGTGACATCATGGGTAGGAGAAAGAGCTACCTCATCTCGTTAATCCTTTTCATTATAGGGGCTCTAATTAGTGCCACTGCACAGGATTACGGCTCACTTGTTCTTGGAAGGTTGTTGGTAGGTCTAGGAATTGGAGGTGAAATTCCGTCCTCAACCACCCTTCTAACGGAGATTTCGAAAAAATGGGTAGGTCTTATCTTCGCCTCTTGGGCCATAGGAGCACTCAGTGCGACAATAATACCCTTTTTCGTATATCCCTGGAGGATTGCGTTGTTGCTAGGAGCGGTTCCACCGCTTATTGCCGTGGCCCTCCACAGGTGGATTAGGGAAAGCGAAGTTTGGCTCAATTCGTCCAGGATTAATAACGCCTCGAAGTTTACAGTTAATAAAGCCTCAAGTATAGCAACCTTGGTCACCGGGTTAAGTCAACTAGTCCTCACCATGGTCTTAGCATCGTTTGCTGTTTATGTACCTGGATACTCCATGGGAACTCAGTTAATCAATTGGACACTTTTCGCGATAGGTTCAGTCCTGACTATCTCGGCACTCAGGAGAAAGCACATTCTTTTCCTTTCCTACTTACTAATAGGGGTGTTCCTTGTTACATATTCCGTCACCGGCTTGTTCAGTGCAATTGCCTTAGTCTGGTTCTTCTCGTGTTTAGCCTTCGGATTCTCGTTCTTGTACGTGGGAGAACTTAGAAGCGCCACCGATAGAGGAACCTTCAATGGATTCCTCTTTTTTATGGGAAGGTTAGGAGGAGCCATAGGTACGTTCTCTTATCCACTTCTGAGATACGAGTTGAAAGAGGTGCTCCTAATGATTTCCCTTTCCCTTATGGTCCTAAGTCTTATCATACCATTTTTAGAAGAAACTAGGATAGAAAAGGTAGAGTGA
- a CDS encoding CBS domain-containing protein: protein MDPIVLIDVDRCVGCYMCQRACALAQCIEINEVTRFAEVVRPEDCTGCMACERACPYDCIVVVSDESQVPLRAKITLSRVRRYATKRLVLGDPRWSVRRGAEEMTKEGVGSLLLMNGTKIVTETDVLEAWIGGREEEPLINFSKDAITIEGKATVEEALRIMLEKCISHLPVIERGKLSGMISLRDVLRASSVTSPILDESILPINPREKIEKYAIQVPVVGKVTNRELYSILKERKLKATVVREGEKVGLISIRDLTKAMAKGKSLDDLIDPRWINPVSSEEQISKAIAIMMEHNLRHLPVFQGAELKMLSVKEIAKHAVWIKVT, encoded by the coding sequence ATGGATCCCATAGTTCTGATAGACGTGGATAGATGCGTAGGATGCTACATGTGCCAGAGGGCCTGTGCCCTGGCTCAGTGCATAGAGATCAACGAGGTGACTAGATTTGCGGAGGTTGTTAGGCCCGAGGATTGTACCGGTTGCATGGCCTGCGAAAGGGCATGTCCATACGACTGCATAGTTGTGGTAAGCGACGAGTCACAGGTCCCCTTGAGGGCAAAGATCACCCTTTCCAGGGTAAGGAGATATGCCACGAAGAGACTGGTGTTGGGTGATCCAAGGTGGAGCGTGAGAAGGGGAGCCGAGGAGATGACTAAGGAAGGTGTGGGATCTCTCCTGCTGATGAACGGAACCAAGATCGTTACTGAGACCGACGTACTGGAGGCTTGGATAGGTGGCAGAGAGGAGGAGCCACTAATCAACTTCTCCAAGGACGCAATAACCATTGAGGGAAAGGCTACGGTTGAGGAAGCCCTCAGGATCATGCTTGAGAAGTGTATTAGTCATTTGCCTGTCATAGAGAGAGGGAAATTATCAGGCATGATATCCCTCAGGGATGTGTTGAGGGCTTCTTCCGTGACCTCTCCAATACTTGACGAGAGTATTCTTCCCATAAATCCTAGGGAGAAAATTGAGAAATACGCGATTCAGGTTCCTGTCGTAGGGAAGGTAACTAACAGGGAGCTATACTCTATCCTTAAGGAGAGGAAACTTAAGGCTACCGTAGTGAGAGAGGGTGAGAAGGTAGGTTTGATCTCAATAAGGGATCTAACCAAGGCCATGGCTAAGGGTAAAAGTCTAGATGATTTGATAGATCCTAGATGGATAAATCCTGTATCCTCAGAGGAGCAGATTTCTAAGGCAATAGCAATAATGATGGAGCATAACCTAAGGCATCTGCCAGTGTTCCAGGGGGCAGAACTGAAGATGCTCAGCGTAAAGGAGATAGCCAAGCACGCAGTGTGGATCAAAGTGACATGA
- a CDS encoding 4Fe-4S binding protein: MEKLEYKVTGKVRNYERRFNFYVALSTVGTGAFTGIAVLLKQVLMIETGILLFTTALTILAVNLVLDLTVKSHSNTWVFASPPREIVKKADRVGKEICEHRPSLLEGNNPVSRLVSKLFKKSWAHFAIILPSFIIFYVVMVVGLVGYQKLGPAGISLVNFASDISWLFWFPLLWLLTWLANGRAWCQTCPFSGQAEWVHRLHPWKKMSKKLGLNLRWPIKYSTIFYSAVGFSVLTWMEEFYGIGGPGIPELTSVVLIYIGALELFISLLFQDRTFCRTICPLSAPLAITTTISPLGTFRAKNPEVCKSCTTKDCMKGNDKFHGCPWFASPGSKENSPMCGLASDCYKACPHDNIDWQVKRFPWLSDLAGGKKRFDIALSVTLLTGVVLFQFLNALPFYSMVDTWLSKVTGWVNFAQLLVPGLSKFGYSTHGYPNPLDYFAINMIPILVVLAAAKFEERRGVPLKWGFTSISYALIPIFAASLLVRNLPKFLGGSPLILNEILDPTGAGMHNSEIYSTFWGSLLHSLGHDPLNATAAWWVLLVMEAVMAFGIYLGLRASNMLAETDGVGKWTYYAVVLGFGLTFMLVTYWMSSPASPTAPFYNQYLGNLLYNPLQATPPF, from the coding sequence ATGGAGAAGTTAGAGTACAAGGTTACTGGAAAGGTTAGAAATTATGAAAGGAGATTCAATTTTTATGTGGCACTCTCAACCGTGGGAACAGGAGCATTTACTGGAATTGCGGTATTACTTAAGCAGGTTTTGATGATAGAGACCGGTATATTACTTTTCACTACGGCTCTCACAATCCTGGCCGTTAATCTTGTGCTGGATCTAACTGTGAAGTCCCATTCCAATACCTGGGTCTTTGCTTCTCCTCCTAGAGAGATAGTGAAGAAAGCTGACAGAGTGGGAAAGGAGATCTGTGAACATCGCCCTTCCCTATTAGAGGGGAATAACCCAGTGTCCAGGTTGGTTTCTAAGCTGTTTAAGAAGAGCTGGGCACACTTCGCAATCATTCTTCCAAGTTTCATAATATTCTACGTAGTCATGGTTGTGGGTTTAGTGGGGTATCAGAAGCTTGGTCCTGCAGGGATATCCTTGGTGAATTTTGCCTCAGACATTAGCTGGTTGTTCTGGTTTCCCTTACTCTGGTTGTTGACCTGGCTAGCTAACGGCAGAGCGTGGTGCCAGACCTGCCCCTTTAGCGGTCAGGCAGAGTGGGTCCACAGATTGCATCCCTGGAAAAAGATGAGCAAGAAGCTGGGGCTAAACCTCAGGTGGCCCATAAAGTACAGCACCATCTTCTATTCTGCTGTGGGCTTCTCGGTCCTAACCTGGATGGAGGAGTTTTACGGAATTGGAGGTCCTGGAATTCCGGAACTGACCTCAGTGGTGTTGATATACATTGGTGCCCTGGAGCTCTTCATTAGCCTGCTCTTCCAGGACAGGACCTTCTGCAGGACAATTTGTCCCCTAAGTGCCCCTTTGGCCATAACCACGACAATCTCTCCACTTGGAACCTTCAGGGCGAAGAATCCTGAGGTATGTAAGTCCTGTACCACTAAGGATTGCATGAAGGGGAACGATAAGTTCCACGGTTGTCCTTGGTTCGCCTCCCCAGGAAGTAAGGAGAACTCACCCATGTGCGGGCTAGCCTCGGACTGCTACAAGGCATGCCCCCACGACAACATTGACTGGCAGGTTAAGAGGTTCCCATGGTTGAGCGATCTCGCCGGAGGCAAGAAGAGGTTTGATATAGCCCTCTCAGTGACTCTCCTAACTGGGGTTGTCCTCTTTCAGTTCCTTAATGCACTGCCCTTCTACTCCATGGTGGATACCTGGCTGAGCAAAGTGACAGGATGGGTTAATTTCGCTCAGCTACTAGTTCCTGGACTGTCCAAGTTTGGCTATTCGACTCATGGCTATCCAAACCCCCTGGATTACTTTGCCATCAACATGATACCTATCCTTGTGGTCCTGGCTGCAGCCAAGTTTGAGGAAAGGAGGGGAGTACCCCTGAAGTGGGGATTCACGTCTATATCTTATGCGCTGATACCCATCTTCGCTGCATCGTTACTGGTGAGAAACCTACCCAAGTTTCTAGGCGGATCTCCGTTGATCCTCAACGAGATCCTTGACCCCACTGGGGCCGGTATGCACAACAGTGAGATCTACTCAACCTTCTGGGGAAGCCTGCTTCACTCCCTGGGTCACGATCCGCTCAACGCCACGGCTGCCTGGTGGGTTCTCCTTGTGATGGAAGCTGTAATGGCCTTCGGCATCTACCTAGGATTGAGGGCTTCAAACATGCTGGCTGAGACTGACGGAGTGGGCAAGTGGACATACTATGCCGTAGTTCTGGGGTTTGGGCTAACCTTCATGCTAGTGACCTACTGGATGTCTTCCCCTGCCTCTCCCACAGCGCCCTTCTACAACCAGTATCTCGGAAACCTACTCTACAACCCACTTCAGGCTACTCCGCCGTTCTGA
- a CDS encoding AAA family ATPase: MTNEFFAKVFNGTRKVKNRNTCLLDPELMRSKGVSYGETVILVTNRIYPLLVQEDRESTGGISVHEEVMRYLGIRNGEKVVVRKIDPVALNSLVLAPSSQKTFDTKRLNLELRSIPVSRGMPLSTKQGEFAVVSFEPRAEVGMIVGETEIEITGEIIKQTQKNIPLVSLEDVGGLTDQIMSLKEIIDIALVKPEVPRLFGFRPPKGVLLYGPPGTGKTLIAKALANSVMANFFFISGPEIGSKYYGESEKRLREIFEQAEKSAPSMIFIDEIDAIAPNRDVTNGEADKRIVAQLLTLMDGVSSSGGLLVLGATNRPNAIDPALRRPGRFDREIEIPVPDKRARLDIIKIHTRRIPLAEDVDLEAIASMTNGFVGADLEALVREATMSALRRTQNPEEVKVTMADFQNAMKIVEPSALREFRVEIPNVTWEDIIGLDQVKQELKEVVEWPLKYSKLYEEMRAEVPSGVMLYGPPGTGKTMLAKAVAHESGANFIAVSGPELMNMWVGETERAIREVFKRARQASPTVVFFDEIDAIATVRGSDPNKVTDRALSQMLTEMDGVSSRKERVIFMAATNRPDIVDPALIRPGRLEKLVYVPPPDFETRKIMFQRLVTKHPFDESIDFSYLAKMSESFTPADIKGVVNRAVLLAIRRSVKEGKTSKITFEDLVESLKSVKPTVTQAMVNYYNSFMERVKLTGTYA, from the coding sequence ATGACTAACGAGTTCTTCGCCAAGGTCTTCAACGGGACTAGAAAGGTAAAGAATAGGAATACCTGTCTCCTAGATCCGGAGCTTATGAGGTCTAAGGGCGTCTCCTATGGCGAGACCGTAATTCTCGTAACCAATAGGATTTACCCTCTCCTTGTGCAAGAGGATAGGGAGAGTACAGGGGGTATATCAGTCCATGAGGAAGTAATGAGATATCTCGGGATCAGGAACGGAGAGAAAGTGGTTGTTAGGAAAATTGACCCAGTTGCCCTAAACTCCCTTGTTTTAGCCCCCTCATCACAAAAGACCTTTGACACCAAGAGGCTCAACCTAGAACTGAGAAGCATTCCCGTGTCGAGGGGCATGCCCCTAAGTACTAAGCAAGGAGAGTTTGCCGTGGTTTCCTTTGAACCTAGGGCCGAGGTTGGCATGATAGTCGGGGAGACAGAAATTGAAATAACTGGCGAAATAATCAAGCAAACCCAAAAGAACATACCGCTAGTATCATTGGAGGACGTAGGAGGTCTAACTGATCAAATTATGTCGCTCAAGGAAATCATAGATATAGCATTGGTAAAGCCCGAGGTTCCGAGACTCTTTGGCTTCCGCCCTCCCAAGGGGGTACTCCTATATGGTCCACCGGGTACAGGAAAGACCTTGATAGCTAAGGCCCTAGCTAACTCCGTTATGGCAAACTTCTTCTTCATCAGTGGACCTGAAATAGGCTCCAAGTACTACGGAGAAAGTGAGAAAAGACTGAGGGAGATATTCGAACAGGCAGAGAAATCCGCCCCATCAATGATATTCATAGACGAAATTGATGCCATTGCCCCCAATAGGGATGTAACTAACGGCGAGGCTGACAAGAGAATTGTGGCCCAATTGCTTACCCTCATGGACGGAGTGTCCTCAAGTGGGGGACTGCTGGTTTTGGGGGCAACAAACAGGCCAAACGCCATTGATCCTGCCCTCAGGAGACCTGGAAGGTTCGACAGGGAGATAGAGATACCTGTCCCCGATAAGAGGGCACGATTGGACATCATAAAGATACATACCAGAAGGATTCCGCTTGCTGAGGATGTGGACCTAGAGGCCATTGCTTCCATGACCAACGGGTTTGTTGGGGCAGACCTTGAGGCCCTAGTTAGGGAAGCTACAATGAGTGCCCTACGCAGGACCCAGAATCCAGAGGAGGTTAAGGTAACAATGGCAGACTTTCAAAACGCCATGAAGATTGTGGAGCCGTCAGCCTTGAGGGAGTTTAGGGTAGAAATTCCAAACGTAACGTGGGAGGACATCATAGGACTGGACCAGGTGAAACAGGAGTTGAAGGAGGTCGTGGAGTGGCCTCTCAAGTATTCCAAGTTGTACGAGGAAATGAGAGCAGAAGTGCCATCTGGCGTAATGCTTTACGGTCCCCCAGGAACAGGTAAGACCATGTTGGCAAAGGCAGTGGCACACGAGAGTGGGGCTAACTTCATAGCGGTGAGCGGACCTGAACTCATGAACATGTGGGTTGGTGAGACCGAGAGAGCCATAAGGGAGGTGTTTAAGAGGGCAAGACAGGCATCACCAACAGTCGTGTTCTTTGACGAGATTGATGCAATTGCCACTGTTAGGGGATCAGACCCCAACAAGGTGACGGACAGGGCACTGAGCCAAATGCTCACAGAGATGGACGGAGTTTCCTCTAGGAAGGAGAGAGTGATATTTATGGCAGCAACGAATAGGCCAGACATAGTGGATCCCGCACTAATCAGGCCTGGAAGACTTGAGAAGTTAGTTTACGTCCCTCCACCCGATTTCGAGACTAGGAAAATAATGTTCCAGAGGCTGGTCACTAAACATCCCTTTGACGAATCCATTGATTTCTCCTACTTGGCTAAGATGAGTGAGAGTTTTACCCCAGCCGATATCAAGGGAGTTGTTAACAGGGCAGTCCTTTTGGCCATCAGGAGGTCAGTGAAGGAAGGGAAAACCTCAAAGATAACCTTCGAGGACCTTGTGGAGTCCCTGAAATCGGTGAAGCCCACGGTGACTCAAGCCATGGTAAACTACTATAATTCATTCATGGAAAGGGTGAAGTTAACTGGCACATACGCTTGA